In Buchnera aphidicola (Ceratovacuna japonica), the genomic window CATCTAATAATAGATTTTGGAATTATAGGATATGGTGTTATTACTAATATGTCTAAACAATCTCCATCTTCTGATAAAGTATTATTTATGTATCCATAATTATATGGATAAAACATAGCTACAGGAATAAATCTATCTACAAATATATTTCCACAATTTTTGTTAATTTCATATTTTACTGGATAAGAATTAGATGATATTTCTATAATAGCAAAAATATCATTTGGAGGATTTTTTCCTGACGGTATTTTTTTTAAATTCATTTTAAAATACTATAATATTTTATATTATTTATAAAATATTATATTAATTAATATTATATATAAATTATTATATATTAATTTTATTTTTTTTATAAAATATTTTTTATATTTTTTAGTAATTATGAGTTTTAATTATAAAATTTATAATATATTTTTTTATTATTTAAAAGTAAAAACATTTATTTATTAAAAAAATTTTATATTTTTTATAATTTTTAAAAATATAATGTTTAAAAAAATAAAATAGTTTTATAAACTATATGTTTTTTTTTAAAATTTTTTTTTAATAAGTTTATAAAATTGTTAAAGTTAGACTATAAGCCGGATTCTGTATTAAACAGTTATTCATCTAGATTAATAATCACTTATTAATTCATGCGACCTACCCAGACTATTTATTTAACGGGTCTTTTATATAAAGTCTTGTTTGGTCTTGCTCTAAGCGGAGTTTGCATTGCCATAATTTGTTACCAATTTATGCGGTGTGCTTTTACCACACCTTTTCACCCTTTCCTAAAAGTTTTAATAAATTTTTTAGGAGGTATTTTTTCTGTTGCACTTTTCGTAAGTTTACACTTCCCAGGAATTACCTGGCGCTTTAACCCGTGTAGAGTCCGGACTTTCCTCTTTTTTATATATAAAAATTTTTAAAAGTTTTATAATATTTTTTATTTAAAAAAAAGCAACTGTATGTCTAACTTTAACTATATAAATATATTATACATATTTGTAAATGTCATTTTTTTTTTAAAATATATTTATATAATAAATTTTTATTTATATTATGTATTTTAGATGTTATTTTTATTGAGTGACTCTGTGTCAATATTTTTCTTAGTATTTTGAATGTTCTTAACATTTTTTTTTTTATTTTTTTTTTTTTTTTTTTATTTCCTTTTATTATTAAAACTATTTCTCCTCTTATTCTATTTTTATCAAATTTTAGCCATTTTATTAAATTTTTCAAATTAGTTTTTTTAAAAGTTTCCCATAATTTTGTTATCTCTTTTGAAAACGTAATAGTTCTATTATCACCGAAAAATTTTATCATATATTTTAAAGATTTAATTATTCTATTTGAAGTTTCATATAAAATTATAGTTCTTTTTTCTAAAGATAATCTTTTAAACATTTTTTCTTTTTCTTTGCATTTCTTTGGTATAAATCCTTCATAACAAAAACTCTTTGAACTTATTCCTGAACTAACAATTGCAGAAATAGCAGAACATGCTCCTGGTATAGGAATTATTTTTATATTTTTTTTATAACACATCTTAATTATTATTTCCCCAGGATCATTTATTATAGGAGTTCCGGCTTTTGAAACTATTGCAACATCTTTTTTTTTATATAATTCAACAAATATTTTTTTACTTTTTTTTTTCTCATTATTTTTGTTTAAAGAAATAACATTAGATTTTATTTTATAAAAATTTAATAGTTTTCTTGTATGATTTATGTTTTCTGATGCTATAATTTTAACATTTTTTAATACTTGTATAGCTCTATATGTTATATCTTTTATATTTCCTATTGGAGTGGATACTATATATATATTTCCAAAATTTTCATTTATCTTTTTCATAACATTTTTTATATTTTGTAATTTTAAGTATTATAATAAAACTTTTTATAAAAAAATAAATTAAATAATATTATTATTATTTTTTAAGATTTTTTAATATTTTTTAATTCTATTATATAATAATTTTTATTTTAGGATTTATTATGAAAAGAGTAGTAATAACTGGAATGGGTATTATTTCTAGTATAGGAAATAATAAAAAAGAAGTTTTAAGGTCTTTAAAATTAGGAAAATCAGGAATTTCTTTTTCTAAAGAAATGTTTAATTTAGGCATGAAAAGTAATGTAATTGGAAATATAAAAATAAAAAAACTTAGTAAAATTGATAACAAAATATTTAGATTTATGAATATGTCTTCTATATATGCTTATTTTTCTTTTTTAGAAGCTGTAGAAGACTCAAAATTAGACTTTAACATGTATCAAAAAAATTATAGAGTGGGATTAATATCTGGATCTGGAAATTCTTATTATAGATTTAGAAATTTTTCTAATAAAAATTTTAAAAGTCATAATATAGATCCATACGTTTTAATAAAAAGTCTTCCATCTAATATTTCTTCTTGTTTATCTACATATTTTAAAATATATGGTATTACTTATTCTATAAGTTCTGCATGCACTACATCATCTCATTGTATTTGTAATTCTTATGATTTAATAAAATATGGAAAACAGGATATTATGTTTGCTGGAGGTAGTGAAGAAATAAATTTGAAGTTAGCAAATGGATTTGACATGATGAAAGTGCTTTCTAGAAAAAGAAATAAATCTCCTCAAAAGTCTTCTAGAGCGTTTGACAACGACAGAGATGGATTTGTTATTTCAGGTGGTGCAGGATTTTTAGTTTTAGAAGAATTGAATTTTGCAATTTCTAGAAAAGCTAATATATATGCTGAAATTGTTAATTATTCTTCTCTTTCTAATGGAGAAAGTATGATATTACCTTCAGAAGATAGGTCAGTAGAATGTATGAAAAGAGCTTTAAAAGGAATAAAAAAAATAGATTATATAAACGCACACGCTACTTCTACAAAAATAGGAGATTATATAGAATATAATGCAATTTTAAAAGTTTTTAAAAAAAATAATTTTATTCCTATAATTTCTTCTACTAAATCTATGACAGGTCATTCTTTGGGTGCATCTGGAGTACATGAAATAATTTATACTATATTAATGATGAAAAATAATTTTATAGCACCTTCTATTAATATAAAAAAAATAGATTCTAGATTTTTTGTTAATAATATTGCATTAAAAAAAATTAACAAAAAGATTTATATAGCTATGTCTAATAATTTTGGTTTTGGTGGTACTAATGTGAGTGTAGTAATAAAAAATTTTATTTTATAATTTTAATTTAAAAATAAATAATTACATTTTATTTTGATACATATATAATGTAATAAATTTATTTTTTATTTAATTTTAAAACTTTTTCAGGAGTAAATTGTTTTGAATCAATTAGATCAATTAAAAAAATATAGTACTATTGTTGTAGATACAGGAAATGTAGAATTAATAAAAAAATTTTTACCTCAAGATGCTACTACTAATCCTTCTTTAATATTAAATACAATTAAATTACCTAAATACAAAAGTTTTATATTAAAATCTATAGAATATGCAAAAAGAAAAAATATTACTTTAAAAGAAAAAATTATTACAGCAAGTAATAAAATATCTGTAGATATAGGAACAGAAATTTTAAGTATTATACCAGGAAGAGTATCTACTGAAATAGATGCAAGAGTTTCATTTAACACAAATTTATGTATTTTATATGCTAAAGAAATTATAAATATGTATAAAGAAAATGGAATAGAAAGAGATAGAATTTTAATAAAATTAGCTTCAACTTGGGAGGCTATTAAAGCAGCTAAAGAGCTTGAAAAAGAAGATATAAATTGTAATTTAACTTTATTGTTCTCTTTTGCGCAAGCAAGAGCTTGTGCTGAATCCGGTGTATTTTTAATATCTCCGTTTGTAGGAAGAATATATGATTGGTATAAGAAAAATAATAATTTAAGTTATATTGATTCAGATAATGATCCTGGGGTAAACTCTGTAAAAAAAATTTTTAATTTCTACAAGAAATATGAATACAAAACTATTATAATGGCTGCTAGTTTTAGAAATGTTAATCAGATATTAAAATTATCTGGATGTGATTATTTAACTATATCTCCTATATTATTATCTAAATTGCAATCTAATTTTGATAAAATATGTAAAAATCTTACAATTCCTTCCAAGTGTAAAATTTATAAAAGTAATATTACTGAAGAAGAATTTAGGTTTGAGCATAATGAGGACGTTATGGCTACAGAAAAATTATCTGAAGGAATAAGACAATTTGGATATGATCAAAAAAAGATAGAAAACATTATTATTAAAAATATTTAATTTTATGTAATATTTATGTAATATGTTTTTTAAATTTTAAAAAAAAATTTTGGAGTATTATATGCATAATAAATTACTTTCTAATGCAATTAGAGCATTAAGCATAGATGCAGTACAAAAAGCTAATTCAGGTCATCCAGGGATGCCTTTAGGAATGGCTGATATTGCAGAAGTTTTATGGAGAAAATTTTTGAAACATAATCCGGATAATCCTTTCTGGCATAACAGAGATAGATTCGTAATGTCAAATGGACATGGTTCTATGTTATTATATAGTTTATTGCATCTTACTGGATATGATTTATCTATAGAAGATATAAAAAAGTTTAGACAGTTTGGATCTAAAACTCCTGGGCATCCTGAAAAACATATTACGAAAGGAGTAGAAATTACTACAGGTCCTTTAGGTCAAGGCCTGGCAAATGCTGTAGGAATGGCAATTTCAGAAAGTGTTTTAAGAAATACTTTTAACAAGAAAAAATATAAAATAATAGATCATTATACATGGGTGTTTGTAGGAGATGGTTGTTTAATGGAAGGTGTTTCTCATGAATCTTGTTCTTTAGCAGGTCATTTAAAGTTAAATAAATTAATAGTTTTTTATGATAAAAATAATATTTCTATAGATGGTAATACAAATGGATGGTTTACTGAAGATATACAAAAAAGATTCAAATCATATAATTGGAATGTAATAGATAACGTTGATGGTCATTGTCGTAATGATATAGTAAAATCTATAAAAAATGCAAAAAATAGCATAGATAAACCTGTTTTAATAATATGTAATACTAAAATTGGTTTTGGTTCTCCGAACAAAGAAAACTCAAGTGAATCCCATGGTTCTCCATTAGGAGAGAAAGAAACAGTTTTAACTAAAAAAAAATTAAATTGGAAATATGATCCATTTATAATACCAAAAAATATATATAAAAAATGGAATTTTATAAAAAAAGGTAATATGTTAGAAATAAAATGGAAAAAAAAATTACTAGAATATAAAAAAAAGTACCCTGATTTATATTATGAATATATAAGAAGAATTAATAATGAACTTCCTAAAAATTTTGAAAAAACTATTTTTACACATTTCAGAAATGTTTCTAAAAAATCTTCTAACATATCCACTAGACAATCCTCTAAAAATACTATTGAAATTTTAGGAAAAGTTTTAACAGAGTTATTAGGAGGATCAGCCGATTTATCAGCTAGTAATTTAACTAAATGGTCAGGATCTAAATCATTACATAAAAATAAAAATGGTAATTATATAGATTATGGAGTTAGAGAGTTTGGTATGACATCAATTGCAAATGGAATTTTTCATCATGGTGGTTTTATACCATATACTTCAACTTTTTTAATGTTTATGGAATATGCTAGAAATGCTATAAGAATGTCTGCATTAATGAATACAAAACAAATTTTTATATACACTCATGATTCTGTATGGTTAGGAGAAGACGGCCCAACTCATCAACCTATAGAACAGCTATCTAGTTTGAGAATAGTACCAAATTTGCATGTTTGGAGACCTTGTGATGAATTAGAAACTATAGTTTCATGGAAATGTGCTATAGAAAGAAAAAATGGTCCATCTGCTTTAATATTATCTAGACAAAATTTAAATTATATAAATGAAAAAAATAAAAAAGTAATTAGTAATATATCAAAAGGTGGATATATAATTAAAGATTTTTGTAAAAATCCTAATTTCATAATAATTTCTTCTGGGTCTGAATTAAGTTTGTCTTATGAAGTATGTAAAATTTTGCATAATAATAAAAAATATAGAATTAGGTTAATTTCTATGCCATCTACTAATGTATTTGATTTACAAAAAAAAGAATATAAAGAAAAGTTATTACCTTATAATATAAAAAATAGAGTTTCTATAGAGGCTGGAACATCTGATTTTTGGTATAAATATATAGGAAATAATAATTTAGCTATTGGAATAAATAATTATTCATATTCAGCTCCTGAAAATATTCTATTAAAAAAATTAGGATTTGAAAAAAATAATATAGTAAAAAAAATAAAAAAATTTTTTAAACAAAAATTATAATAATTTTAATATTTTTTGTTTTTTAAATTTTATACATCTAGATTCTAGGAAAAACTATGTGTATTTCTATTATAAAATTATTAAAAAAATTAATTTCTGTACCATCAATTAGCCCTAATGATATGAATTGCCAGAATATTATATCAAAAAAATTAGTTAAAATGGGATTTTCTATAAAAAATTTTGATATAAAAAATACAAAAAATATGTGGGCTGAAATAGGAAATAAAAAAGGTAAAACATTAAACTTTTTAGGCCATACTGATGTAGTTCCTTCAGGAGATTTATCTAGATGGAAGTTTGATCCATTTGATCCAACAGTTTATAAGGGATATTTGTTTGGAAGGGGAGCAGCAGATATGAAAGGTTCTATATCTGCTTTTTTAATATCTGTCAAAAAATTCTTACGTAATTTTAAAAAAAAAATGAAAGGAAGAATAACAATATTATTAACTTCTGATGAAGAAGGAACAGCTAAAAATGGTATAAAGAAAGTAGTAGAAAAATTAATAAAAAATAAAGAAAAAATAGATTATTGCATAGTAGGAGAACCTACATCTGAAAAATTTTTGGGAGATGTTATAAAAAATGGAAGAAGAGGTTCTTTACATTTAAAAATGTTTTTTAAAGGTAAAGGAGGTCATGTTGCATACCCAAATAGTTCTGAAAATTTAATTCATAAAGCATCTTTTTTTATTAATGATTTAATTAAATTTAATTGGGGTGAAAAATTTAAAAATAAGGAGGAATTTACTAATGTTCAAGTTTCTAAAATTTCTTCGGAAGATACAGTAGAAAATATGCTTTCTGAAAGTTTATTTATAAGAATTAATTTTAGATATAGTTATAAAATAAATGTTAAAGACATAAAATTATGTGTAAAAAAATTATTAAATTTATATAAAATAAAATGTAATATATATTGGAAACTTTCCGGTAGGCCGTTTTTTACTAAAAAAGGAAAACTTTTAAACGCTGTTACAGAAACAATTTTTAAATTTAATAAAAAAAAACCATATATATCAATGTCTGGAGGAACTTCTGATGGAAGATTTATTTATAAAATTAAACCTGAGATAATAGAATTAGGATTACTTAACAATACTATTCATAAACCTAATGAACGAGTAAAAATTTTAGATTTGAATAAGTTAAGTAATATATATGAGAATATTATTGAAAAATTATTACTTTAAATTTTTTGTTTTGTAACTTTTTATGTGAATTTTTTATTAATACACGGAGTATCATAAGACACTCTGTGTATTTTTAATAATTTTTTGTTTCAAAATTTTTTTGTTTGTTTAATATAATATTTTTAATAGTTTTTTTTTTAATATATTTCTAAAAATATTTTTATTTTTTTTAGATAATTTAGTTAATGGCAATCTTACTGTATCATTTTTTATTAATCCAATTTCTTTAGAAATCCATTTTATTGGTATAGGATTAGTTTCTATAAACATTAATTTATTTAGTTCATATATTTTATTATTTATTTTTCTAGCTTTATTAAATTTTTTTTTGATAGCAAAATTACATATTTGAAATATTTTGTTTGGAATTATATTGGCTGTTACTGATATAACAGCATTACCTCCTAATTGCATAAAATCTAATGAAGTAGTATCATCTCCACTAATTAGTAAAAATTTTTTTTTAACA contains:
- the rsmI gene encoding 16S rRNA (cytidine(1402)-2'-O)-methyltransferase, producing MKKINENFGNIYIVSTPIGNIKDITYRAIQVLKNVKIIASENINHTRKLLNFYKIKSNVISLNKNNEKKKSKKIFVELYKKKDVAIVSKAGTPIINDPGEIIIKMCYKKNIKIIPIPGACSAISAIVSSGISSKSFCYEGFIPKKCKEKEKMFKRLSLEKRTIILYETSNRIIKSLKYMIKFFGDNRTITFSKEITKLWETFKKTNLKNLIKWLKFDKNRIRGEIVLIIKGNKKKKKKIKKKMLRTFKILRKILTQSHSIKITSKIHNINKNLLYKYILKKK
- a CDS encoding 3-oxoacyl-ACP synthase I, yielding MKRVVITGMGIISSIGNNKKEVLRSLKLGKSGISFSKEMFNLGMKSNVIGNIKIKKLSKIDNKIFRFMNMSSIYAYFSFLEAVEDSKLDFNMYQKNYRVGLISGSGNSYYRFRNFSNKNFKSHNIDPYVLIKSLPSNISSCLSTYFKIYGITYSISSACTTSSHCICNSYDLIKYGKQDIMFAGGSEEINLKLANGFDMMKVLSRKRNKSPQKSSRAFDNDRDGFVISGGAGFLVLEELNFAISRKANIYAEIVNYSSLSNGESMILPSEDRSVECMKRALKGIKKIDYINAHATSTKIGDYIEYNAILKVFKKNNFIPIISSTKSMTGHSLGASGVHEIIYTILMMKNNFIAPSINIKKIDSRFFVNNIALKKINKKIYIAMSNNFGFGGTNVSVVIKNFIL
- the tal gene encoding transaldolase, with the translated sequence MNQLDQLKKYSTIVVDTGNVELIKKFLPQDATTNPSLILNTIKLPKYKSFILKSIEYAKRKNITLKEKIITASNKISVDIGTEILSIIPGRVSTEIDARVSFNTNLCILYAKEIINMYKENGIERDRILIKLASTWEAIKAAKELEKEDINCNLTLLFSFAQARACAESGVFLISPFVGRIYDWYKKNNNLSYIDSDNDPGVNSVKKIFNFYKKYEYKTIIMAASFRNVNQILKLSGCDYLTISPILLSKLQSNFDKICKNLTIPSKCKIYKSNITEEEFRFEHNEDVMATEKLSEGIRQFGYDQKKIENIIIKNI
- the tkt gene encoding transketolase produces the protein MHNKLLSNAIRALSIDAVQKANSGHPGMPLGMADIAEVLWRKFLKHNPDNPFWHNRDRFVMSNGHGSMLLYSLLHLTGYDLSIEDIKKFRQFGSKTPGHPEKHITKGVEITTGPLGQGLANAVGMAISESVLRNTFNKKKYKIIDHYTWVFVGDGCLMEGVSHESCSLAGHLKLNKLIVFYDKNNISIDGNTNGWFTEDIQKRFKSYNWNVIDNVDGHCRNDIVKSIKNAKNSIDKPVLIICNTKIGFGSPNKENSSESHGSPLGEKETVLTKKKLNWKYDPFIIPKNIYKKWNFIKKGNMLEIKWKKKLLEYKKKYPDLYYEYIRRINNELPKNFEKTIFTHFRNVSKKSSNISTRQSSKNTIEILGKVLTELLGGSADLSASNLTKWSGSKSLHKNKNGNYIDYGVREFGMTSIANGIFHHGGFIPYTSTFLMFMEYARNAIRMSALMNTKQIFIYTHDSVWLGEDGPTHQPIEQLSSLRIVPNLHVWRPCDELETIVSWKCAIERKNGPSALILSRQNLNYINEKNKKVISNISKGGYIIKDFCKNPNFIIISSGSELSLSYEVCKILHNNKKYRIRLISMPSTNVFDLQKKEYKEKLLPYNIKNRVSIEAGTSDFWYKYIGNNNLAIGINNYSYSAPENILLKKLGFEKNNIVKKIKKFFKQKL
- the dapE gene encoding succinyl-diaminopimelate desuccinylase — translated: MCISIIKLLKKLISVPSISPNDMNCQNIISKKLVKMGFSIKNFDIKNTKNMWAEIGNKKGKTLNFLGHTDVVPSGDLSRWKFDPFDPTVYKGYLFGRGAADMKGSISAFLISVKKFLRNFKKKMKGRITILLTSDEEGTAKNGIKKVVEKLIKNKEKIDYCIVGEPTSEKFLGDVIKNGRRGSLHLKMFFKGKGGHVAYPNSSENLIHKASFFINDLIKFNWGEKFKNKEEFTNVQVSKISSEDTVENMLSESLFIRINFRYSYKINVKDIKLCVKKLLNLYKIKCNIYWKLSGRPFFTKKGKLLNAVTETIFKFNKKKPYISMSGGTSDGRFIYKIKPEIIELGLLNNTIHKPNERVKILDLNKLSNIYENIIEKLLL